The Ralstonia pickettii genome contains the following window.
GCCGGCGTGGCCACGCTGGGCGAGCTGATGACGCTGGCCAACGATCTGGGCCGAGCCTGGTGGCGCCGTGTGCCACGCATCGGCCCGGCCGCTGCGGCGACCATTGTGCGCACCCTGGCTACAGCTGAAGCGACACTAGGGCGCCTGGGCGCCCACGTCACTGGCGTATCGTTGCCTGCCGCGCTCCCCTCGCCCGAGCTCGTGCCGCACGCCGGGCGCGCGGTGCCGCTCGAAGCGATCCGCCTGCCGGCGGCCCTCGATGGCCGCGCCGGCATCAACCGGGGCGACATCAACCGCTGCCGCATCGACGCACTCAACGACTACCAGGCAATCCAGACCTGGTTGTCGCTGTGGCCAGCCGGTGGTCACACCTGGCGCGCGTATCGCAAGGAAGCGGAACGCTGCTTGGCCTGGGCCATCCTGGAGCGCGGCAAGGCCTTCAGCGATCTGCTGACCGATGATTGCCTGGCGTACCGAGCCTTCTTGGCACAGAAGGATTTCGGGCCACGCTGGAGCGGGCCGCAGGTCGCACGCACACTGCCGGGCTGGCGGCCGTTCCAAGGGCCGCTGTCGACGCGCAGCCGCGCCTATGCTGAGCAGGTCCTGGCGGCCCTATGCGAGTGGCTGGTTGGCCGCCGCTATCTGGACTCGAACCCATGGGACGGCATGCCAGCGCTGCGCGTGGCTGCACTCGATATCGACATCGAGCGCGCGGTGCCGCCGGCGGTCTGGCAAGCGCTGCAGCCATGGCTAGACGCGCAGGCCGCCGATGACGTGCGCTGGCGCACCATCCGCGCCGCCGTGTTGCTGTTGCACGATTCCGGCATGCGTGTGTTCGAGGCCGCCGGCGCCGAACGATCGGGCCTGCGGCCCGCCGGCGGCGATGGCCCGCTGTGGGGCGAGCTACGCATCGTCGGCAAGCGAACCAAAACGCGGATGGTGCCAATCAGCCGCCGCGCACATGACGCCCTGGTGGCGCACTGGCGAGATCTGGGGGACGAACACGCTGCAGAGGGCCCGCTGCTGGCACCTGCCGAGCCCTGCACCAGCCCGCGTGCGCTGGCCAAGGCCGCCGACGGCCGCCGCGGCTACAGCGACCGAGGGCTGCGCCACCTGGTCACTCGCGCCGGCGAGGCTTTCCGTGCGCACCTGGAGCAAACCGACCCAGATCTACGCGCCCAGGCAATCCATCTGCATCCCCATGCGTTCCGGCACGCTTTCGGCACTGCGGGCGCCGAGGCCGGCGTGCCGCTCGATGTGAGGCAAAGCTACCTGGGGCACGCCTCGCCTGCGACTTCGGCGATCTACGACAAGGCCGGCGCCCGCCGGCGCCAACGCGAAGTCGCCAAGCTGTTCAGCGTCTAGCGTCGGGAGTGTCCGCGCCTGGTTAGAGCCGCTAGGGGTCCCCCTGGGGGACATGGAGAGGGTTGCGAGGATCTGGGAGACTGTCGCGCGGCCAGCGCGCCTCGCGGGACCGAGCAGCGGGGATGACCACCAAGTTGTGCCCATGGCCACCAGCACCAGGCAGACCTCCCCTCTGCAAGCTCGCTTTTTGGCCGCGCTGGTGTTCGGAAGAGTCATCTTGTGCCGGCACGCCGGCAAATGAAAAAGCGAGAGGGGGAAACCCTCTCGCTTGGTGCTGCGTCGGCACAGAGCCAACTCCACGTGTTAAAACGCGAGCTCGCTATCACCAACGGGTGCATCGGACTTGGGCGGTGCGATGTCGAGCGAAATACGCGGCGTATTGTCCGCATTTCGCGCGCGACGACCGTACACCTTCAGTCGCGGAGCAGCTTCCCATTCTTCCTTCGTGTATTCATTCTTCACGTCGGGAGTCATGGGCAGAACGATCAGATAACCCGTGTAATCGGGCGACTTGGCGTTCTT
Protein-coding sequences here:
- a CDS encoding site-specific integrase → MATLGELMTLANDLGRAWWRRVPRIGPAAAATIVRTLATAEATLGRLGAHVTGVSLPAALPSPELVPHAGRAVPLEAIRLPAALDGRAGINRGDINRCRIDALNDYQAIQTWLSLWPAGGHTWRAYRKEAERCLAWAILERGKAFSDLLTDDCLAYRAFLAQKDFGPRWSGPQVARTLPGWRPFQGPLSTRSRAYAEQVLAALCEWLVGRRYLDSNPWDGMPALRVAALDIDIERAVPPAVWQALQPWLDAQAADDVRWRTIRAAVLLLHDSGMRVFEAAGAERSGLRPAGGDGPLWGELRIVGKRTKTRMVPISRRAHDALVAHWRDLGDEHAAEGPLLAPAEPCTSPRALAKAADGRRGYSDRGLRHLVTRAGEAFRAHLEQTDPDLRAQAIHLHPHAFRHAFGTAGAEAGVPLDVRQSYLGHASPATSAIYDKAGARRRQREVAKLFSV